The Solicola gregarius DNA window CGGATCGTCGTCGCGTTCGTCCTGCTGCCGAAGTACTACGCGGGCGAGATGGTGACCGCGTACGCCTACCTCGGCAAACGGTTCGGCGGCGCGATGCAGAGCACGGCGTCGGTGACGTTCCTGCTGACCCGATTGCTCGCCGACGGGGTACGGATGTACGCGGCGGCCATCCCGCTGAAGTTCATCATGGACGGGCTCGGCGCGGACGTCTCGTACTTCTGGATCATCACCATCCTGTCGCTCGTCACGGTCGCGTACACCTACGTCGGTGGAATCCGCGCCGTCGTCTGGGTCGATGTCATGCAGATGGGCGTGTACCTGGCCGGTGGCATCGTCGCGCTCGCCGTGCTGATGGACAAGACGGGAGGGTTCTGGTCCGATGCGGCCGACGCGAGCAAGACGCAGGTGTTCGACTTCAGCTCCGACATCGTGACGGCGCCGTACGCGTTCGTGACCGCGATCCTCGGCGGGGCGCTGCTGTCGATGGCGTCGCACGGTGTCGACCAGATCGTCGTGCAGCGGTTGCTCGCCTGTCGTACCCGAGCCGACGCCCAGAAGGCCGTGATCGCGAGCGGCCTGATCGTGTTCGTGCAGTTCGGCCTGTTCATGGTCGTCGGGCTGGCGCTCTGGTCGTACTACGACGGCCGGTCGCTGACCGATCTGGGACAGGCGGCGTCGGGCGACGAGCTGTTCCCGACGTTCATCGTCGAGGACCTACCGTCGGGTGTCGCCGGACTCCTGCTCGCCGGGATCCTCGCGGCCGCCATGAGCACGCTCTCGTCCTCGCTGAACGCGTTGTCGTCGTCGACGATCACCGACCTGGTCCAGCGGTTCCGGCGTACGCCGCTCGGCGATGCCGAGGCGCTCAGCGCCAGCCGGATCACCACGCTGGTCTGGGGTCTGGTGTTCATCGTGTTCGGCAACCTGTTCGTCGGTCAGGACACTCCCGTGTTGGAGCTCGGCTTGTCCGTCGCGAGCATCACGTACGGCGGGCTGCTCGGTGCGTTCTTCCTCGGCATCTTCGTGCGGCGGGCGAGCCAGCTCGACGCGATGATCGCGTTCGGCGTCGCCGTTGCGGTGATGGCGTCGATGTTCGTGTACCAGCAGTGGATCATCGAGGAGGGTGAGGTGTTCATCGGCTTCACCTGGTACACGGCGATCGGCGTAGTGATCACGATGGTCCTCGGCTGGCTACTCTCGCGCCTCCACCCAGCGAACGAGCGCGCGGAAGCGGAAGTCCCAGAATGAGATCTGGGACGTAACGGCCGTACCCAGCGGAGCATCGTGCCCTTGGCAGTGCCGTTATGTCCCAGATCTCGTGGGAAACCTCGCTACGACAGTCGCGTCAGACCCGCGACCGGCCGTCGTACCCGCCGCGCGGCGGCCGCAGGCCGAATACCTCGCCGACCGTCGGTGCGACGTCGAGCGTACGCGCCCGGGCACTCGAGGCACCGCGGCGTACGAGCGGCGAGCCGCCGGCGATGAAGAACGGGATCGGTGCCGTCGCCGGATGACCGTGGTTGCCGGGTATCGGGTTCGCGAGCGGGTTCGGGTCGCTGAAACGCCAACCCGACCGGCAGTATGCGACCAGGTCGCCACCCCTCGGACCGAGGCGCAGCGCGTGCGGGTCGTGCAGCGACAGCACACCCGGCACGTCGCGGGCGAGTCTCCGCATGCGTCGAACGGCCTTATCGCGTTGAGGTTTCGGACCGGTCCAGGTGAGCAGGTCGGCTCCGCCGTTGTCGGCGTACGCGACGTTGCCGGCGAGCAGCGAGTCGTCCTTGAACGCGTCGGCGAGCGACACGAAGGAGAACGGGTCCGACCAGTCCATGCTGTGGTCGGCGAGCACGACCAGCACGCTGCGCCGCCATCGACCCGACTCCTTCAGGAAGTCGACGAAGTCGCCGATCAGCCTGTCCGTGCTGGCGAGGGCGAGCCGACGGAGCAGCTTGATGCTTCCGCCCGTGAGGTCGGCGTGCCCGAAGCGGTCGATGTCGCCGAAGTTCGCGAACAGCAGGTGCGGGTCGGCGTCGCGGACCATTGCCCCGAGCGCGGCATGTGTGAAGCCGTCGAGCGCGTGGTCGGTGATCGGCATCAGCGGCTCCGGCTCCCAGCGGTACGTCGCGCGCTCGCCGAACAGGCTGTAGAGGTACTTCTTGCTCAGCACCGTGCCGGTGGTGAGTCCCTTCGTACGAAGGCGTTGCAGCACCGTCGGGAACCGTAGGTCGCTCGCCCGGTCGAGGTCGCGTACCGCACCCTCGTGCGCGTCGTAGAACGAGTTCGCCGGCACGCCCGAGCGGTCGGGGCGTACGCCGGCCATCATCATGGCGTGGTTGGGCAGCGTCTCCATGATCGGCACCGAGCGCGCCTGCGGGTACGAGCGGCCGGCCCGGCGTAGCGCGGCCAGCCGAGGCGTGAGCTCGTCGTCGATCTCGTCGGGACGGCAGCCGTCGATGACGAGTACGTACACCCGCGGGTCGTCGCGTCGCGCGGCCGACGCCCGCGGGCTGCCCGCCGCTCCGGACAACACGACGGAGGCGCCGCCGGCCGCGGAGGCCCGCAGGAACGTGCGGCGGGTCGACATTCTCGTTGTTCCGCTCAGGTCTCAGCCCTCCACCGGCGCGGCCGCCGGACGTACCTTCTGGGATCCGGCCTCGACCGCCCACGACGCCTGATGTTGCGCACGCGTACGTCGGTCGGCGCGGTCGCCGATCTTGTACCAGTCCATCTGCACGCGAGCCGGAGTGACGTCGAGGACGGAGTAGCCGTGGTCGTCGAAGTTCAGGTAGCGCACGTGCCGGTTGAGCGTCTGCAGCGCCGCCTCGACCGCGAGCGAGCCGGTGCGCGGCGGGACCCCGAGGAGGTCGTCGAGGTTGTTGCTGGTCACCGAGCTGCACACCAGCTCGGTCGCGACCGTGTCGCCGAGTGGGTAGATCGCGGCGTTGCGGGGGATGTCGCACGCCCACGAAGAGTGGATGTCGCCGGTGAGGAACACCGTGTCGGTGATCCCGTGGTCGGCGATGTGGCGCAGCAGCCGCAAGCGGTCGGCGGTGTAGCCGTCCCACTGGTCGACGTTGTACGCGATGCCGTCGACGCGCTGTACGGACGCGTCGCCCAGCGTCCGTTCGACCGCCCGCGAGACGTCGGCACTGAGCGGTGGAATCTGCACCGGCGCGATCATCACCGGGTTGCCGATCAGCTTCCACTGCGAGTCGGTCGCGAGACCCTTGCGCAGCCACGACAGCTGGCGCTCGCCGGTGATCGTACGATCCGGGTCGCTCACGCCGCCGAAGACCGGGCTCGACGCCTGCTCATCCCGGTACGAGCGCAGGTCGAGCATCGACAGCTCGGCGAGCCTCCCGAAGCGGAGCCGCCGGTACAGCCGGACACCGTCGCCGAGCGTGGCGCTCCCGTTCATCCTGACCGGCATCCACTCGTCGTACGCCCGCCGCGCGTCGGCTCTGCGGCGACGCCAGTTTCGCTCTGTCGCCGGGTCGTGGTTCTCGGCGCCACCCCGCCAGGCGTCGTTGGCGGTCTCGTGGTCGTCCCACGTGACGATGAACGGCACCTTCGCGTGCAGCGCACCCAGGTCGGGGTCGCGCTTGTACTGTGCGTGCCGCTGCCGGTAGTCGGCGAGGCTCACCATCTCGTGCCGGGGTTGGTGCTTGCGTACGTTGGCGTCGTCCTTGCCGTAGCCGTACTCGCCCGGGCCGTACTCGTACACGTAGTCGCCGAGGTGGATCACCGCGTCGAGATCGTGGCCGGCGAGGTGTCGGTACGCCGCGAAGTAGCCGGCTTGCAGGTTGGCGCACGACACGACGCCGAAGCGGAGCCGCCGGGGCGACGCGTTGTCCGCGGGTGCGGTGCGCGTACGGCCAATGGGGGAGTGAGTGCCGTCGTATGTGAAGCGGTAGAAGTACGTCGTGTCCGGTTTGAGTCCCGACGCGTCGACCTTGACGGTGTGATCCCGCCCCGGCCCGGTACGCGCGGTGCCCCGACCCGCGAGATTGCGGAAACGGCGATCGGTCGCGATCTCCCAACGTACGTTGACACGTGGCCCGTGACCCGATCCAGGCGTCGAGGCGGACGTCGGTGTGACGCGGCTCCAGAGCACGACACTGTGGGGAAGCGGGTCACCCGACGCGATGCCGTGCCGAAAGTGGTCGCGATGAGCGGCGGCCGAACTCGGCGGTAGAGCCGATGTTGCGGCGCCCGCTGATACGGCGGCTCCGGTGGACAGGACGCGACGGCGGGACAGCGTACTCACGAGTAGCATCTAAGCGGGCGCCCGACCGATTGTCCACGTTCTGTCCGTTCATCGGCTGTTGTCCGCGACGTACCTCGGCTCATCCAAGAGCGATCGCAGCGACGCCGCAGACGACGATCGCGGCACCGGCGATCCGCTGCCGCGGGTGCGGCTCACGAAACAGCAGCCATCCGGCGACGCTTGCAAGGGCAATGCTGGTCGCGCGCAGGGCAGCGACGAGCGACACCGGCGCGAGCTGCATCGCCACGAGCACGATCACGTACGAGAAGGGGACGAGCGCGGCAACGACGATGGCGCTGCGGTAGTGCCGGCGCAGGGTCACGGCCAGTGCCGCTCGCTTGCGCACGAGAAGTGGACTCAACACGATGGCCTGCACCGTGCCGGTGACGATGTAGTAGGGGAGCGGCGGCACCTCGAGTGCGTTGACGCTGTGGTCGTCCCAGAGCGTGTACCCGGCGATGAAGCAGCCCGTCATTGCGCCGAACACTGCACCCAGGGCAACGTCGTTGCGGGCGACTCGGCCGTCGCCGAGCGGCCAGGCGATCACACCGACGCCGATGATCGTGACAAGTGCGCCGGCGAGCGCGACACCGGATATCTGTTCTCCCAACAGACCTGCGGCGACGATGATCGTGAGCAGCGGCCCGACCGCTCGCGAGACCGGGTACGCGACGTTCAGGTCACCGACTGCGTACGACTTCTGCAACAGGAGCCCGTAGCCGAGGTGGAAGGCCGCGCTGAGGCACCCCGACCAGAGCCAGGACCAGGCGGGCCGGGCGGGATCGGCGACGAGCCAGATGGCGCCGGCGGGCAGTACGAATGCCGCCGACAAGATGGTGTACGCACCGACGAAGGCGCTACCGGCATCGGAAGCCCGCTTCGCCGCTATGTTCCAGGTCGCATGTGTGACCGCGCCGACGAGGACGAGAACGAGCGGCAGGGTCGACACCGCGACACCGTACCGGGAGCATCGTCGGGCCTGTCACGCACTGGACCGTCGACCAATCCGGGACCGCGGGTGCGACGAACCAGGCACATGAGTGTGCCGATGAGACGACGGATCCTTGGCGCCGGGTGCGCCCTGCTTGCCGCGCTCGCCGGCCTCGGTGCCGGCAGCGCGGTCGCAGCGTTGCTGTCCGGTGCTGCGTCGCCCATCGTCTCGGTCGGCAACGCCGTCATCGATGCGACACCGGGTGCGCTGAAGGACTGGGCCGTCGAGAAGTTCGGCGAGAACGACAAGCTCATCCTCATCGGGAGCGTCACGATCGTCGTCCTGCTGATCGCCGCTGCTATCGGCGTCATCGGCGTCACCCATCGTCGCCTCGCCCTGTTGCTGGCTGGACTTCTTGGGCTCGTCGCGGTCGGAGCCGCCGCGATCGACCGTACGCTGCTGGCCGACTGGTGGGTCGCGGTGATTCCCGGGTTGGTGACGACGCTGGTCGTCGTCGTGATGTTCGCCTGGCTCCTCGCGGCCGTCGATGGACGGCGTACCGGGGAAAGCGTCGGCGAACACGTCGGTGATGCGGGGGGGCATCGACCGCCGGCGGCTGTTGCTGGCCGCGCTCGCGACGGGAGCGATCGCCGCCGGTGGGGGCCTGGTCGCACGCCTGAACTCCGGCCTCGAGGCCGCCGCATCGCGGATGGGTGTGCGCATCCCAAAGCCGACGAGTCCGGCGCCACCGGTGCCGCCCGGCGTGAGCGTTGACGTCGACGACGTGACGCCGTACCTGACGCCCAACGGGGACTTCTACCGCGTCGACACTGCGCTTCAGATCCCAGACGTGCCGGCCGAGAGCTGGCAGCTGCGGGTACACGGAATGGTCGACCAAGAGCTGACGCTCAGCTTCGCCGAGCTGCTCGAGCGCCGTCTCATCGAACGTCGAATCACGCTGACGTGTGTCTCGAACCAGGTGGGCGGCGAGCTTGTGGGTAACGCGACCTGGATCGGTGCACCTCTTCGAGAGCTGCTCGCGGAGGTGGGCGTTGACCCGGCTGCCGATGCCGTGTTGTCGACGAGTGCCGACGA harbors:
- a CDS encoding DMT family transporter, whose amino-acid sequence is MSTLPLVLVLVGAVTHATWNIAAKRASDAGSAFVGAYTILSAAFVLPAGAIWLVADPARPAWSWLWSGCLSAAFHLGYGLLLQKSYAVGDLNVAYPVSRAVGPLLTIIVAAGLLGEQISGVALAGALVTIIGVGVIAWPLGDGRVARNDVALGAVFGAMTGCFIAGYTLWDDHSVNALEVPPLPYYIVTGTVQAIVLSPLLVRKRAALAVTLRRHYRSAIVVAALVPFSYVIVLVAMQLAPVSLVAALRATSIALASVAGWLLFREPHPRQRIAGAAIVVCGVAAIALG
- a CDS encoding alkaline phosphatase family protein produces the protein MSTRRTFLRASAAGGASVVLSGAAGSPRASAARRDDPRVYVLVIDGCRPDEIDDELTPRLAALRRAGRSYPQARSVPIMETLPNHAMMMAGVRPDRSGVPANSFYDAHEGAVRDLDRASDLRFPTVLQRLRTKGLTTGTVLSKKYLYSLFGERATYRWEPEPLMPITDHALDGFTHAALGAMVRDADPHLLFANFGDIDRFGHADLTGGSIKLLRRLALASTDRLIGDFVDFLKESGRWRRSVLVVLADHSMDWSDPFSFVSLADAFKDDSLLAGNVAYADNGGADLLTWTGPKPQRDKAVRRMRRLARDVPGVLSLHDPHALRLGPRGGDLVAYCRSGWRFSDPNPLANPIPGNHGHPATAPIPFFIAGGSPLVRRGASSARARTLDVAPTVGEVFGLRPPRGGYDGRSRV
- a CDS encoding alkaline phosphatase D family protein; the protein is MSTLSRRRVLSTGAAVSAGAATSALPPSSAAAHRDHFRHGIASGDPLPHSVVLWSRVTPTSASTPGSGHGPRVNVRWEIATDRRFRNLAGRGTARTGPGRDHTVKVDASGLKPDTTYFYRFTYDGTHSPIGRTRTAPADNASPRRLRFGVVSCANLQAGYFAAYRHLAGHDLDAVIHLGDYVYEYGPGEYGYGKDDANVRKHQPRHEMVSLADYRQRHAQYKRDPDLGALHAKVPFIVTWDDHETANDAWRGGAENHDPATERNWRRRRADARRAYDEWMPVRMNGSATLGDGVRLYRRLRFGRLAELSMLDLRSYRDEQASSPVFGGVSDPDRTITGERQLSWLRKGLATDSQWKLIGNPVMIAPVQIPPLSADVSRAVERTLGDASVQRVDGIAYNVDQWDGYTADRLRLLRHIADHGITDTVFLTGDIHSSWACDIPRNAAIYPLGDTVATELVCSSVTSNNLDDLLGVPPRTGSLAVEAALQTLNRHVRYLNFDDHGYSVLDVTPARVQMDWYKIGDRADRRTRAQHQASWAVEAGSQKVRPAAAPVEG
- a CDS encoding sodium:solute symporter — protein: MLDGLDLTVIVVYLVGSAGLGLWLSGRQSNIKGYFLGNRELPWWAVTLSVVATETSALTVISTPAIAYLGNLSFLQVAIGYLLGRIVVAFVLLPKYYAGEMVTAYAYLGKRFGGAMQSTASVTFLLTRLLADGVRMYAAAIPLKFIMDGLGADVSYFWIITILSLVTVAYTYVGGIRAVVWVDVMQMGVYLAGGIVALAVLMDKTGGFWSDAADASKTQVFDFSSDIVTAPYAFVTAILGGALLSMASHGVDQIVVQRLLACRTRADAQKAVIASGLIVFVQFGLFMVVGLALWSYYDGRSLTDLGQAASGDELFPTFIVEDLPSGVAGLLLAGILAAAMSTLSSSLNALSSSTITDLVQRFRRTPLGDAEALSASRITTLVWGLVFIVFGNLFVGQDTPVLELGLSVASITYGGLLGAFFLGIFVRRASQLDAMIAFGVAVAVMASMFVYQQWIIEEGEVFIGFTWYTAIGVVITMVLGWLLSRLHPANERAEAEVPE